The DNA segment CCAAAATTTCAGAATTTGGGAAGTTCTTTTTTGTAGTTTCTTCTAAACCTTTACCTATAATACCAATTAAATAGGGTGCATTTAGATTAAAATCTTTACTGAAATCTTTATTGATAAAAAGTGAAATAGTGGTTTTGTAAATACTTTTTGAGGCTTTCATCCAAGGTTTATAAGGATTTGTTCCTAAAAAAAAATCAACTTTACCTTCATTTACTAACTCAATAGCATCTCCCCAATATTTTCCATTTATAAATTCAAGTGAATAATTATTTTTTTCTGCCCAAAGTTTCCAATAGTCTACTAACAAACCTTCTGGTTTGCCATTTTCCAAATATGAAAAGGGAGCATAATCAGGGGCATAAGATACTTTAAATGATGTTTGTGCAGAATATAAAAAGCTAGTTAGCAAAAGCAAAATTGAAAGAAACCTAAATACTCGGTTCATTTTAATCCTAATTATGTATTAAGGGGTTATTATAACAAAGATAAGTTACAAAAATGTAAAACAAAGTATAAAAAATAACATATTGATAAAATTATTTTTGTATATTTGACAAATTTTATTTGGAAAGGAGTATATAAAATTATCTCTATAATCTTTTTTTTAATATAATTAGAACCATAAAAGAAAAAAGGTAAATATTGAAAGAGTTAACTCAATATTATAATAAAAATGGAGTTCTATTTAAAGCTTTTAAAGAGGTTTCTCCAAAAGAATTAAATTCAAGAAAAAAAATAAAAATTTTTGTTGCAACATCAATAAAAGGGGAATATTATGCCCTTTTTGTATATGATTCAAAGAGTAGATTTATTAGAAAAAATGCAGAAGAGCTATTTATATTAGAAGAAAAGTTATCAAGTTATATGCAACATAATTTTAAGAAAAAAGAGTTATTAATTCAAACTGCTTTATGTTCAAAAGCAAAAAAATTTTTAGAAGACAATAAATGGAGAGTAAGAGTTGATTTTATGTGATATTGGAAATACCAATTTTCATTTTTTTATAGATGACAAAGAGCAAATGTATAGTTTAGATTCCACTCTTCCAAGTTTAGATGGGAAAGTTTACTATATCTCTGTAAATGAAAAAGCAACTACAAAGTTAAAACTCTTTTATAAAGAAACTATTGATTTAGAGCCTTATATAAACTTTGACACCTCTTATTCTGGAATGGGACTTGATAGAAAAATGGCCTGTTTAGGAGTAGAAAATGCCATTATTGTAGATGCAGGAAGTGCAATTACTGTTGACATTATAAAAAAAGGAAAACACAAAGGGGGATTTATACTTCCAGGATTAAGTTCTCTTAAAAAAGTCTATCCCCAAATATCTCAGAAATTGTCCTTTGCTTTTAATACAAAGGTAAATTTAGATAAAATCCCACTTTGTACACAAGATGCTATATCTTATGGAATAATCCAATCAATAATTGAACCTATAAAAAAAATAAGTAAAAAACAAGAAGTTATTTTCACAGGTGGTGATGGAGAGTTTTTAAGTACGTTTATAAAAAACAGTAACTATAAAAGAGATTTGATTTTTAATAATATGAGAGGGATAATTGATGCTAACAATTGCATTACCTAAAGGTAGAATTGCAGAAGAGACACTTGATAAGTTTGAAAAAGCTTTTGGTGAAAAATTTATTTTTGAAGATAGAAAGCTTATTTTAGAGAAAGCTGGATTTAAATTTTTGAATGTAAGAAACCAAGATGTACCAACTTATGTAATGCATGGAGCAGCAGATTTAGGTGTTGTTGGACTTGACGTACTTGAAGAGAAAGAGTATGACTTAATAAAACTTCTTGATTTAAAACTTGGACGTTGTAAAGTTGCTTTTGGCTTACTAAAAGGTCAAGAGTTAGATTTTACAAAGAGTCAAATAACAGTTGCAACAAAACATGAAAAAATTGCAAAAAGATATTTTGAAAACAAAGCAATGGCAGTTAAAATCATAAAACTTTATGGTTCAATTGAGTTAGCACCTTTAGTTAATTTAGCTGATTGTATAGTTGATATTGTTGAAACTGGAACAACTATGAAACAAAATGGTTTAGAAGTGGGACCAACTATTATGGAAAGTTCAGCTCATTTAATAGTAAATAAAAACTCATATTACGCAAAAAAAGATTTAATATTTAATCTAAAAGATAGAATAGAAGCGGTACTTTAATGGGATTAAATCTTTATTCAAAAATTGAGCCATATTTAGATTTCCAAGAAGAAGTTTATGCTCTTCATCGCGAATTTATGGCTTTGGTTATGACTAAAGAGCTTAATAATATTTTAGATATTGGTTGTGGTCAGGGCTATTTTTTAGAGAATCTAACTCTAAATGGTATAAACTCTTTTGGGATCGATTTAAGTAAAGATCAAATTGAAGCTTGCAAAAAAAGAGGGATTGAAAATGTTCAATCTATTGCTTTAGAGGATCTATCTGAAAAGTTTGATTGTGCCACAGCAATTTTTGATGTAATAAACTATATTCCAAAACAACAGTTAGAGAAATTTTTTAAAGATACATATAAAGTTTTAAATGACAATGGATATTTTATCTTTGATGTAAACTCACTATTTGGTTTTGATGAGGTTGCCCAAGGGTGCATAACAATAGATTTAGAAGATAAATTCATAGCACTTGATGCAATTTTTGAAGATGATAAACTTATTACTAATATTACTCTGTTTTCCCAATCAAAAGATGACTTATATAAAAAAGAGTCTGATTTTATTACTCAATATTATCACTCAAAAGAGGCATTAAAAAAACTACTTAAAAGAGCGAACTTTTCTATTGAAGAGGTAAGAGAGTTCAATCTTCATGGGTTTGAACAAACTGATAAACTTATTTTTATTTGTAAAAAAAACTAAAGATAATAATTATAGTTGTTCCACTTCAACCCTGTTTTTTCCCGATTTTTTAGCTTTATAAAGTGCTTCATCAGCTCTTCTAAATAGTTCAGTTTTATTATCAGTCTTATTAAAATGGGCAACTCCAAAAGAACAAGTTATTTTATGTTCATTTTCAAATTGGTGTTTTTCAATTTTTGTTTTTAGTTTTTCTGCCACAGCTACTGCTTGTTTTAGCGTTGTGTTAGGTAAAATAATTACAAATTCTTCCCCACCCCATCTTGCAACAACATCACTGTTTCTAGAGCTAGAAGTCAAAATTTTTGACATCTCTTTTAAAATATTATCTCCAAAAAGATGCCCAAAGGTATCATTTAGAAGTTTAAAATTATCAATATCTATCATAAGTAAAGAAAAAGATATTTTTTGATCTTTTTTATAGTTGCTAATATAAAGGTCAAGGAGCTCCTCAAATTTATTTCGATTATATATTTTTGTTAAATAATCTAAAGAAACTTTCTCTTTTAGTTCATTTGTTGCTTTTAAAAGTTGCTCATTTGTTTTTGAGATTTTTGCACCCTCTTCTTTTATTATCTCAACCCATTTACTATATACAACCCTTAATAACTCTTTTTGGGTAATGATCCCCATCACTTGGTTTTTTTTATTTACAACAACAACCCTTTTATAATGTTTCATTTTTATAAAATTGATTGCCTCAGCGATTGTTGTATCATCACTTAAGGTTTCAACAGGGGAGTTCATATAGTTGCTAACAGGTTTTTCTAAATCATAATCATTATGAATAATATGTATAAAGTCTTTAGTTGTAAAGATTCCAATAGGATTTTGTTTCTCATCAACAATTACAACAGAGTCACTATTATAATCTTTCATTAGATTAATCACTTTAAAAGTGCTATTCTCTTTTTTGGTTGTTACTGCTTTATATTGGTGAATCAATGAAAAAATCGTTTGTTTTTCCATTAAAAATTGTGGGTCGATATTATTTACAATATCTGTATATGATACAATTCCAACAAGTTTATTTTTATCTGTAATTACCATATATTCATCACTGAAATCTATATAGTTTAATACTGTAAGTAGATTTAGATTTTTGTCTAACTCTTTTGCTTGAGGTATTGATAAATCTTTTAAAGGGGTACTTTTATCAATATTAAAAATCTTAAAATTTAATAACATAACTGTAGTTAAAATATGAAAGGTATTCTCTTCTTGATTTATAATTACAATTGTTCTAAGATTTGATAAAGCCATTCTTTCAATAGCTTCATTAAGGGTTTTATCCATATCTACAGTTATTACATCTGTTACAGCAATTTCATAAACTGATGGTATTGTTTTCATTATAATCCTACAAGGTCTCTTATAATTTCCATTTTTGCACTTGCAATTTTTCTAGCTTTACTTGCTCCAAAAGCCAAAATCTCTTTTACCTCTTTAGGATTATTTAAAAGCTTTTCTCTTTTTATTGCATATGGTTCAAAATGTTCGTTTATTTTATCTAAAAGGGTTAGTTTAAAGTGTCCATAACCTTCTCCAGGAGTTGCATATCTTTGTTGTAACTCTTTTAGCTCATCTTCACTCATAAATAGTTCACAAAGTTTATATATATTACAAGTTGTATAATCTTTTGCTTCATTTAAATCTTTTGAATCAGTTACAATTGACATTACTTGTTTCTTAATTGTTTTTTTAGGTCCAAACATATCAATTGTATTTCCATAAGATTTTGACATTTTAGCGCCATCTGTTCCTGGAACTGTTGCAACAATTTCATCTACTTTTGCAGTTGGAAGTACTAAAACATCACCATATACATTGTTAAAACTTGTTGCAATATCTCTTGTCATCTCCACATGTTGGATTTGATCTTTTCCAACAGGAACAACATTTGAGTCATAAAGTAAAATATCTGCTGCCATAAGTACAGGGTAAGAGAACAGACCATGATTTGCCTGAATCCCTTTTGCAGTTTTATCTTTATAAGAGTGAGCTCTTTCAAGTAGCCCCATTGAAGTATGATTTGATAAGAGCCAATATAATTCAAGAACCTCTTTGACATCACTTTGAACCCAAAAAGTAGATTTCTCTGGATCCATACCAAGAGCCAAAAAGTTTACTGCTGCTTCAAAGATATTTCTTTCTAAAAACTCTTTATCTTTTACAGAAGTTAAGGCATGGTATGATGCAATAAAAGCAAAAAGCTCACCATCATCTTGTGATTCAACCATTTTTTTAATCATTCCAAAATAGTTACCAATGTGAATTATACCACTTGGTTGAATTCCTGATAATATTCTCAAAATATGTCCCTTAATTAATTTTTGGGAATTATATCAAAAATAATAATAAGAGCTTGTTAAACAGCCTCTTGGCATAATTTGATAATTTTAGTATTTATATGGTCTAAATGAAGCTGCAAGTTATAGTATTCCCCCATAAATGAAAGTGGAACTTTAGTCTCTTTGCTTATCTCTTCTCTTAGTTTTTCAAGTCTTTGTAGATAATTTTGTAGTTCATCTTTTTTTAGTTTGTCAACTTCATTGTCTATCTCTCTAATCTCTTCATACCATCTATATATTTTTGAACGCATAGTCCAATTATATAGAGGAAAAACTCCTTTAAAAAGAGGAAATAGCAGAGTCAGAAGAGGAATAATCAAAAGTTTTAATCTATCAATATTTGAAGCAATCCAATAGGGAAATATTTTCTCAAGCCAAGTATCTCCATACTCAAAATATCTTTGTGCCTCTTCATCCAAATCAATTTTCATATTGTATGAATTTGGAAATTGCATTGCCTTTGCAAAAAGGCTTTTTTTACTATGAATTTGCATTGCTTTTTTTAAAAAGAGTCTTTTTAACTCATCAGAAAACTCGGCTCTTGTTACTAAATTTGCAGTTGTTGAAAGAAGGCTTATATCTTCATCTGGAAGATTTTTATATAAATCAAGAGTCCCTTCATATAAAGGTAAAGCCTCTAAAAAAGTATATTTCCTACTATATGCTTTTGCTCTTTTAAAACTAAATAGGTTTATTTTAGGATCTGCTAATAGCTCTTTTATAAGTTCTGATTCGTGTGATGAGACAATAAAAAGTACATCAATTTTTCCATCATGTAAAGCGTTTTTTGCATCTTTATTATCTATATCAACTATTGTAGAATTTTTTTCATCTATACTATTGTCAGCTAATATTTTACTTGCTAAATCCCTTGTTCCACTGCCAATATTTCCAATTGAAATTTTTTTTGAAATAAACTGAATAATATAATCAACTTGATACCCTTCATTTCTATAAAAGACCCAAAGGGGTTCATAATATATTGAAGCTAAAGATTTTATATCTTTATTCTCTTCATTGATTGTTGTACCATTTTGAATAAAAGCAATATCAGCTTTTTTCTCTTCTAGAAGTTTGATATTTTCAATTGAACCAGCAGTTGTTAAGATATTTACTTTTACATTCTCTTTTTCAAGGAGTTTTTTATACTCTAGTGCAGTTTTATAATATGTGCCATTTTTTGAGCCTGTGGCAATTGTAATCTCTTTTTTTGGACTTGGTTGAATAAATTGTGAAGTAATATAAAATAGTATAAATACAGTAAGAACTATTGGAAAACTAATTGCAAAAAATCTTTTCATTTAAATCTCTCAAACTTAAGATATAAAAATTATATCAAATAGTCATAAAAGAGAGATTTAATGAATAATAAAAAATACTATTTCATATCTTTTGCTTGAACCCAGATAACACTATCTTGAGTTAACTTTTTACCTTTGTACTCTTTTTTAGCACCAACTTCTTTGGCACAAAATCCCCACCAACCAGCTTTTGGTATAGAGAAAGTAAATTCACCATCTTTATTTGCTTTTATCTCAAGTGAAAGAAAACTTCCTTGTGGCGCTTCAATTCTTGATGGGCCCATTTTATTGTTTTTTGTATCAACATCTCTATTTAGGTACTCAACATAAATTTTTGCATAAGGTACTGGTTTCCCTTTTTGTTTTACTATCCCTGTAAAATTACTATTTGTCCAAATAGCATAGGGTTTTGTTAAAGGAACTATCTCTGCATCTAACTTAAGTTCTGTATCCCAATCACTTGGTGGTCCAGCTACATTTAGCACCATTTTTGTATATTGTTGAATATACTCATCTGAAATTTTGTCATAATATGGTTTTGGAACTAAAACAAAAAGATGATCACCCATTCTAGAAGCTTTATACTTTGAACTATAAGCTTTTCCTTTGTCATTATTCCCTTGAAAAGTTATAGGTTCAAGAGTTTTAATTAAATCTGTTTTTTTACCCTTATTTACAACATAAAACTCTTCAACACCTTCCATATCCATAGTATATTCATCTGTAAAAGGGTGAGTAAATACCTCTTTTAACTCAATTTTTTTACCATTTTTTAGTGCACTCTCTTGGGTATAGATTAGTTGAAAATGTGCAAATAAATAGCTATTGAAAAAATAAAAAAATAAAAAAAATAGAATTCCTTTTTTCATTTGTCTCCTTTGTATTAGATTTGTAAGCTTTTTTTGATATTTAAAGCTCTTGTTTTTTCATGGGGATTATTTATAGCTTTTTGTAAATATTTTACAGTTTCATTTTTCTCATTTAACTCATAATAACTAAGAGCTAAAAGAGTATTTCTTTGCCCATCCTCTTTTGTTCCTTGTTTTATAGAGACTTTTTCCAAAGTCTCAATGGTTTTTTTATAGTTTTGTTCATTAAAGTGAATATTTGCCAATAGAAGTTGATATTTGCTATTTCTTGCATAATCTGATTTTGCTAAAATCTCTTTAACTTTATCTTTCTGTTTTGCATAATCATAACAAGAGATAAGCAGATCAAAATTCTTTTTACTATTTTCAACATAACCTTTATTCATAGCCTCTTCTAAAGTCTGTGCAGCTTTAAAATAGAGCTCATTTTGAATTAAAATATTTACAAAATATAGGGTGTTTTTATTAGGAGCAACACCACCTTTTTTATATGCTAATTCAAAAGTTGACAGAGCTTTTTTTAGCTCATTTGTTTCTTGGTATAAAGCAATTAGTTGAAGCCAATAGGTCTCATTTTTATGCCAATTATTTACCATAAACTTAAGAGTATTAATTGCATTTTTATACTCTTTTAACTCAACATAAGATGAATAAAGAATCTGATAAGAGCTCTCTTTAGGCTCTTTATTACTTGAAATTGCACTGTTTATATATAGAATACTTTTTTTAAAATCTTTATCGTAGTAAGTTGCATAAGCAAGATTTTCATATACATCAGTTTTATTGATAAATTCACTTTCAAGCAGTGAAGTTAAAATCTTTATAGAGGTTTTATAGTTGTTTTCACTTAGATAAATTTTTGCCAATGAAAGCTTCATATTATCTATACTTTTTGGCTCTAAAACATCTAATTCAATAATTGTCTTATAATATTTTATAGCCCCTTTATAGTTATTGGCATTTATCTCAATATTTGCCAAAGTTTGAAAAACAAAAGATTTTTCATAACCATTTAATTCTGTTTTTAAAAGTTCAAGAAGATTTTTTTTTGCCTCTTTATCTTTGCCTGTTTCCATAAGTTTTTGAGACTCTATTAGCGTTTCGTAACTTTTTTTAGACATACTATTTGAGCTTTTTGCCAACACTAAACTAAAACAAAGTAGTAAAAGAATTCCTATTTTTTTCATTTTGCCAACCTAAAATTGAATGTAATTGTTGCATCTTTTGCACTGTCACTTGGTTTGAATCGCCATTTTTTAATGGCATTTATAGAAGAGTCTTCAAAAAAACCTTCCGGTTCAGATTTTAAAACTACAACCTCTGAAACTTGTCCCTCTTTAGAAATATGAAATTGAAGTTGAACAAATCCCTCTTTTTGTCTAATTTTTGCTTTTCTTGGATAAACAGGGTTTATTCTGCTTAGAGTTTGAAGTGAATTTGCATCAAAAAGCCCACTATTTACTGCAATTTGTGCCCCATTTAGTGAAGAGATTGCTGAAAGATCAATATTTCTTGCAAGAGTTAAAGGTTTGATTTTTACATCTTTATTGATTTTTTCCATATCAGTTTTAACTATATCAAGTTTTTTAGGCTCAATTTTTTTTACAGGCTCTTTTGGTTTAACTCTTTTCTCTTTTTCAACATTGATATCTTTTTGTTCTCTTAAATAGTTTAGAACTATTGGCTTTTCATTTTTTGTTTGTAAATTGTTGTTTGCACTAATCATCTGCTGCATTCCAAAAAAGATAGATACACTAATAAAAATTGCTAATATAAAAGAGTAAAAAAGACGCATTTTAATTCTTTAGAGTTGATACAGAAATATTTGTAATCCCTGCAAGTCTAATTTGATCCATAACTTTTACAAGAAGACCTGTTTTTGCCTCTTTATCTGCTTGTATTACAATACTATTTTGAGTATTTGTTGCTTTTAGTCTCTCAATATTTGCCCTAACAGCTCTTAAATCAACTACCCTTTTATCAATCCATATTTCATTGCTGTTTTTTATTGCAATTAGAATATTTGCTTCTGTTTTTTGTTCTGTTGTAGATGCACTTGGTCTATTTACATCTATTCCAGCCTCTTTAACAAAAGATGTTGTTACAATAAAAAAGATAAGCATAATAAAAACAACATCCAACATTGGAGTTAGGTTTATCTCTGTCTCTTCTTTATTTATTTTTTGTGAAAACTTTCTCATTACATAACCTTTGAAATATCAATATGTAGTTTTTCTATTTGGTATTTAATTGCAAGTTCAAGTCTTTTTTCAAACAAAATTCCACTTAAAGCTATTACCATCCCAGCCATTGTAGGAATAGTTGCCATTGAGACTCCATTTGCCATAGATTTAACATCACTTGTACCTTGTACAGCCATTACATCAAATACCTCAATCATCCCTGTAACTGTTCCTAATAGTCCAATTAAAGGGCAAACTATAATAAGAGTTTTTATAAAACTCAAACCATAGTTTAGTTTTTGTTTAGACTCTTCAACCAAATACTCTTTTATTGGATCTTTGAATCTACTCTCAAAATTTTCAATTTTTATATTTGCTAAAAGAGTATCTTTATATTTTTTGTATCCATGATATAAATAAATATATCTATCAAGAAGCAAAGTCCAAAGAAATATTGCAACTATAAATACCACATAAAGTACAACTCCCCCTTTATCAAAGAAAGAGCTAAAATCATCAAATATAAGCCCTAACATCTACTTTATACTCTTTGCTAACATTCCCATACTTTGTTCTTCTAATATAGAAACAATTGCTTCAGATTTTGAAGAGATATATGTATATGTAAATAATAAAGGAATTGCAGCAACAAGTCCTAAAACTGTTGTAATAAGTGCAGTTGAGATTCCTCCAGCCATTAGTTTTGGATCACCTGTACCAAATAATGTGATTGCTTGAAATGTAGCAATCATCCCTGTTACAGTTCCCAAAAGTCCTAAAAGAGGAGTTACAGCAGATAAAAGTTTTACAAAACTTTGTCCTTTTTGTACTTTTGTTGTTTCTTGTAGAATTGACTCAGCTAATTTAAGTTCTAAATCACTTATTTCATAATCTTTGTATTTTTTAAATACAGAGATAACTTTACCTAAAGGGTTGTTCTCTTTTGGATTTGCCAAATCTTTCATTTGAGCTTTGATTTTTGTTAGATAAAGATTTAAAACAACACTTTTATAGATTGCAAAAACAAGTCCTATAAGTCCAAGAGCAATGATTATATAACCTACAACTCCACCTTGATTTACCCTTTGCATTAAAGTTGGTTGATTATTTAAAAGTTCAAATAGAGTTCCTCTTGTTGGATCTATTACAAAAAGATTTTCATCACTTCCAAATAAAGAACCACTCTCTTCTGGTTGTGTTGCAAGTTCAACTAAAGCTTTCATATCATTTGAATAGTTGAAATATTTTCCATCAGATTTTGCTGCAAAAAGACCAACTCTTGTAACCTCTTGAATAACTCTTTCTCCATCATTTAAAATAACATTTGCGCTATATTTTTCAACATTTCC comes from the Halarcobacter ebronensis genome and includes:
- a CDS encoding ExbD/TolR family protein, producing MRKFSQKINKEETEINLTPMLDVVFIMLIFFIVTTSFVKEAGIDVNRPSASTTEQKTEANILIAIKNSNEIWIDKRVVDLRAVRANIERLKATNTQNSIVIQADKEAKTGLLVKVMDQIRLAGITNISVSTLKN
- a CDS encoding diguanylate cyclase encodes the protein MKTIPSVYEIAVTDVITVDMDKTLNEAIERMALSNLRTIVIINQEENTFHILTTVMLLNFKIFNIDKSTPLKDLSIPQAKELDKNLNLLTVLNYIDFSDEYMVITDKNKLVGIVSYTDIVNNIDPQFLMEKQTIFSLIHQYKAVTTKKENSTFKVINLMKDYNSDSVVIVDEKQNPIGIFTTKDFIHIIHNDYDLEKPVSNYMNSPVETLSDDTTIAEAINFIKMKHYKRVVVVNKKNQVMGIITQKELLRVVYSKWVEIIKEEGAKISKTNEQLLKATNELKEKVSLDYLTKIYNRNKFEELLDLYISNYKKDQKISFSLLMIDIDNFKLLNDTFGHLFGDNILKEMSKILTSSSRNSDVVARWGGEEFVIILPNTTLKQAVAVAEKLKTKIEKHQFENEHKITCSFGVAHFNKTDNKTELFRRADEALYKAKKSGKNRVEVEQL
- the hisG gene encoding ATP phosphoribosyltransferase, encoding MLTIALPKGRIAEETLDKFEKAFGEKFIFEDRKLILEKAGFKFLNVRNQDVPTYVMHGAADLGVVGLDVLEEKEYDLIKLLDLKLGRCKVAFGLLKGQELDFTKSQITVATKHEKIAKRYFENKAMAVKIIKLYGSIELAPLVNLADCIVDIVETGTTMKQNGLEVGPTIMESSAHLIVNKNSYYAKKDLIFNLKDRIEAVL
- a CDS encoding class I SAM-dependent DNA methyltransferase, producing the protein MGLNLYSKIEPYLDFQEEVYALHREFMALVMTKELNNILDIGCGQGYFLENLTLNGINSFGIDLSKDQIEACKKRGIENVQSIALEDLSEKFDCATAIFDVINYIPKQQLEKFFKDTYKVLNDNGYFIFDVNSLFGFDEVAQGCITIDLEDKFIALDAIFEDDKLITNITLFSQSKDDLYKKESDFITQYYHSKEALKKLLKRANFSIEEVREFNLHGFEQTDKLIFICKKN
- a CDS encoding tetratricopeptide repeat protein, coding for MKKIGILLLLCFSLVLAKSSNSMSKKSYETLIESQKLMETGKDKEAKKNLLELLKTELNGYEKSFVFQTLANIEINANNYKGAIKYYKTIIELDVLEPKSIDNMKLSLAKIYLSENNYKTSIKILTSLLESEFINKTDVYENLAYATYYDKDFKKSILYINSAISSNKEPKESSYQILYSSYVELKEYKNAINTLKFMVNNWHKNETYWLQLIALYQETNELKKALSTFELAYKKGGVAPNKNTLYFVNILIQNELYFKAAQTLEEAMNKGYVENSKKNFDLLISCYDYAKQKDKVKEILAKSDYARNSKYQLLLANIHFNEQNYKKTIETLEKVSIKQGTKEDGQRNTLLALSYYELNEKNETVKYLQKAINNPHEKTRALNIKKSLQI
- a CDS encoding TAXI family TRAP transporter solute-binding subunit; this encodes MKRFFAISFPIVLTVFILFYITSQFIQPSPKKEITIATGSKNGTYYKTALEYKKLLEKENVKVNILTTAGSIENIKLLEEKKADIAFIQNGTTINEENKDIKSLASIYYEPLWVFYRNEGYQVDYIIQFISKKISIGNIGSGTRDLASKILADNSIDEKNSTIVDIDNKDAKNALHDGKIDVLFIVSSHESELIKELLADPKINLFSFKRAKAYSRKYTFLEALPLYEGTLDLYKNLPDEDISLLSTTANLVTRAEFSDELKRLFLKKAMQIHSKKSLFAKAMQFPNSYNMKIDLDEEAQRYFEYGDTWLEKIFPYWIASNIDRLKLLIIPLLTLLFPLFKGVFPLYNWTMRSKIYRWYEEIREIDNEVDKLKKDELQNYLQRLEKLREEISKETKVPLSFMGEYYNLQLHLDHINTKIIKLCQEAV
- a CDS encoding DUF4198 domain-containing protein: MKKGILFFLFFYFFNSYLFAHFQLIYTQESALKNGKKIELKEVFTHPFTDEYTMDMEGVEEFYVVNKGKKTDLIKTLEPITFQGNNDKGKAYSSKYKASRMGDHLFVLVPKPYYDKISDEYIQQYTKMVLNVAGPPSDWDTELKLDAEIVPLTKPYAIWTNSNFTGIVKQKGKPVPYAKIYVEYLNRDVDTKNNKMGPSRIEAPQGSFLSLEIKANKDGEFTFSIPKAGWWGFCAKEVGAKKEYKGKKLTQDSVIWVQAKDMK
- a CDS encoding TonB family protein; this encodes MRLFYSFILAIFISVSIFFGMQQMISANNNLQTKNEKPIVLNYLREQKDINVEKEKRVKPKEPVKKIEPKKLDIVKTDMEKINKDVKIKPLTLARNIDLSAISSLNGAQIAVNSGLFDANSLQTLSRINPVYPRKAKIRQKEGFVQLQFHISKEGQVSEVVVLKSEPEGFFEDSSINAIKKWRFKPSDSAKDATITFNFRLAK
- the trpS gene encoding tryptophan--tRNA ligase gives rise to the protein MRILSGIQPSGIIHIGNYFGMIKKMVESQDDGELFAFIASYHALTSVKDKEFLERNIFEAAVNFLALGMDPEKSTFWVQSDVKEVLELYWLLSNHTSMGLLERAHSYKDKTAKGIQANHGLFSYPVLMAADILLYDSNVVPVGKDQIQHVEMTRDIATSFNNVYGDVLVLPTAKVDEIVATVPGTDGAKMSKSYGNTIDMFGPKKTIKKQVMSIVTDSKDLNEAKDYTTCNIYKLCELFMSEDELKELQQRYATPGEGYGHFKLTLLDKINEHFEPYAIKREKLLNNPKEVKEILAFGASKARKIASAKMEIIRDLVGL
- a CDS encoding type III pantothenate kinase, with the protein product MILCDIGNTNFHFFIDDKEQMYSLDSTLPSLDGKVYYISVNEKATTKLKLFYKETIDLEPYINFDTSYSGMGLDRKMACLGVENAIIVDAGSAITVDIIKKGKHKGGFILPGLSSLKKVYPQISQKLSFAFNTKVNLDKIPLCTQDAISYGIIQSIIEPIKKISKKQEVIFTGGDGEFLSTFIKNSNYKRDLIFNNMRGIIDANNCIT
- a CDS encoding MotA/TolQ/ExbB proton channel family protein produces the protein MLGLIFDDFSSFFDKGGVVLYVVFIVAIFLWTLLLDRYIYLYHGYKKYKDTLLANIKIENFESRFKDPIKEYLVEESKQKLNYGLSFIKTLIIVCPLIGLLGTVTGMIEVFDVMAVQGTSDVKSMANGVSMATIPTMAGMVIALSGILFEKRLELAIKYQIEKLHIDISKVM
- a CDS encoding MotA/TolQ/ExbB proton channel family protein — encoded protein: MLRTFILFTLFTGSIFALQLNNLLNDIKNDASVELQQEKQRLQEFIQNEKEQQKLLNEAKTVLANENKRSIELKKTLDKNEELLASQEAILLEKTGDLGEMFGSVRQTSADFLTNYQHSLTASQGESKEALFEKFSNSKRLPNIEELKSLWHGMLDEIIKSGNVEKYSANVILNDGERVIQEVTRVGLFAAKSDGKYFNYSNDMKALVELATQPEESGSLFGSDENLFVIDPTRGTLFELLNNQPTLMQRVNQGGVVGYIIIALGLIGLVFAIYKSVVLNLYLTKIKAQMKDLANPKENNPLGKVISVFKKYKDYEISDLELKLAESILQETTKVQKGQSFVKLLSAVTPLLGLLGTVTGMIATFQAITLFGTGDPKLMAGGISTALITTVLGLVAAIPLLFTYTYISSKSEAIVSILEEQSMGMLAKSIK